The genomic window CCTGCCCGCGGAGGCGGCGCCGCCCGCGCGGCTGCTCGCGTCGCTCGGCTACCTGGTGCGGAGCGCCGCCTCGAGCTTCCTCGTGCCCGCGCTGGTGCTCGGGCTGACCGCGCTCGCGCTCGTCTCCCTGAAGGATCGGGCGAGGCTTGCCGCCCTCATCGGCCTCGGCGTGGCCCAGAGCGCGCTCGCCCGGGAGGTGCTCATCGAGTACCCGCCCTTCGCGCACAGCCTCCTCGCGACCGCGGGCTTCGTGCTCGCCGCGCTCGCGCTCGCCGGCCTGCACGCGTGGCTGGGCACCCCTCGGCTCGCGCGGCACCGACGCGCGGCGCTCGGCGTGGGGCTCGCGCTCGCCGTGGCCTGTCTGGCCGTCGCGCGCGCCCACTACGTCGTCTACGTCGGGCAGTACCCGACCCTCCACCTCTGCGTCCTTCAGCTCTGCTTCGTCGGGCTGACGCTCGGGCTCGCGCTCGCCATCTCTGCCCGCGAGGCGCGGGTGGGCCGCCGTGGTCGGGCGGCGCTGGTCGCGGCCGCGGCGTGCCTCGCGGTGCTGGCCGTGCTCGAGCTCCCCTCGAGCGCGTGGGCCCGGCCGGTCGCCATCGCCTACACGGAGCTCGGGCGCGCGCACGGGGTGGCGCAGGCCCTCGACCGTGACCGCGACCACCTGCTCCCGTCCGCGCTGCCCTCCCACGAGCGCGCGCTGGCCCCGGACGACGACGGCCGCGCCCGCTTCGAGCGGCACAGCGGGCTGCCCGAGGCGACGTTCGCGCTCTCCGACTTCGATGTGCTCCTCGTGCTCGTCGACGCGACCCGGTTCGACCGGACCTCTCTCGCGCGGCCGGACGGCCCGACCCCCGCGCTCGCGCGGCTCGCCCAGGGCGCGCAGACCTTCACGCGCGCCTACGCCCCGTCGAACGGCACCTTCCCGTCGGTCGCGGCCATGCTCGCGATGGCGCCCGTGTCGTTCGCGGAGCTCGACGTCGAGCCGCGCTTCTGGCGAGGGCGGCTGCGCGAGGGGCGCGAGACCGCGGCGGAGGCGATGCG from Sandaracinaceae bacterium includes these protein-coding regions:
- a CDS encoding sulfatase-like hydrolase/transferase, whose protein sequence is MPARALLFSAPVAAVALALLELTRLPAEAAPPARLLASLGYLVRSAASSFLVPALVLGLTALALVSLKDRARLAALIGLGVAQSALAREVLIEYPPFAHSLLATAGFVLAALALAGLHAWLGTPRLARHRRAALGVGLALAVACLAVARAHYVVYVGQYPTLHLCVLQLCFVGLTLGLALAISAREARVGRRGRAALVAAAACLAVLAVLELPSSAWARPVAIAYTELGRAHGVAQALDRDRDHLLPSALPSHERALAPDDDGRARFERHSGLPEATFALSDFDVLLVLVDATRFDRTSLARPDGPTPALARLAQGAQTFTRAYAPSNGTFPSVAAMLAMAPVSFAELDVEPRFWRGRLREGRETAAEAMRAAGRRTFWVGHDHEGCFSRNIAGLDQGFETVQLVPEERGEPAHADVDARIADLAIAALPDARHFGLVFFVSPHDDYRARDAGLEAADDEARYDAELAYFDAQLARLLAAVDLDETVVIVAGDHGEAFGERGHRHHLSSVHAEQVHVPLVVHVPGMRPAVHEAPTSTAYVLPWLLLRGEPEERAAAERVLREDIGPMLRATDGAVVSEMIGQRRQEAALAWPDRTVIYDVFADLVRVYDPLQDPMQRHDLREARPALYDAAVPLARAYRRVRFDGRRFRFIEATP